The genomic segment CGTTGTGGTTTAATTTTAGATGAGAATTTAATTGATAATGGTCCTGAATGGAGGGCTTTTGATCACGAGCAACGAGATAAGCGCACCCGTGTAGGTGCTCCGTCTACCCCCACAATATCTGATAGGGGTTTATCCACTGTCATAGATTGGAAAAATAAAGATATTAATGGGCGCAGTATTCCAGAAAGAAATAAGGCTCAATGGTATAGATTGAGGAAATGGAATAAGAAAATGAGGGTTTTCAGGACTGGAGAACGAAATTTGGCATTGGCCTTAAGTGAGCTTGACCGCGAGTCTTCAAGATTGGGGCTTCCACGTTCTGTTCGTGAAAATGCGGCTGTAATTTATAGGAGCGCTGCTAAAAATAATCTTGTTCGTGGGCGCAGTATTGAGAGCGTGGTGGCAGCCTCTATTTACATGGCCTGCAGGCGTTGTGATATTCCCCGCACTTTAGATGAGATATCCGAGGCATCGAATATTTCCAAAAAGCAGATTGGTAAGAATTATAGGTTTTTATCCAGAGAACTGAACATCAAACTGAAACCTACTTCCCCTACAGATTACATTCCAAGATTCGCCAGCAAATTGGATTTGTCAGGTGAAGTTCAATCTAAAGCAATTGAAATTATTTCCAAATCCAAAGAAAAAGGCCTAATCAATGGGAAAGGCCCTACTGGAATTGCTGCATCCGCATTATATGTGGCATCTATTTTGTTGGGTGAGAGAAAAACTCAAAAAAACGTTGCTGAAATCACAGGGGTTACTGAAGTTACAATTAGAAACAGATGTAAGGAACTGGTTGAAATCGACATTGGCACCTCTTTATAATTTCTTAAAATTTTATCTTTTTTTTAAATTAATTTTTTTTGAAAATAGTTAAATATTATTTTTTATATATTATTATTGTCGTATCATTTTTTGACCAATGCCTACGGTCCTTTTATGAGGAAAGTTTTAGCTGTCGATGATTAGAAGAAACCCAGCATTGGATAGGCTGCCCGTTTCGAGGGTTACTCGAGGAGCGAAGGGTATTCTAGCAATGATTCAAGAGAGTTAGTATACGGGCAAAATCCATTGTATATAATTAGGCGTTATTTGACTTATTAGTCATTAATATTAAGTTTTTTCTTCATTAACATAATATGAATTATTTTATGATATTATAATGTGTAATAGGTTAGTATTTTTAAAAAATAAGTCTTTTTTTAAGGAATAAATTTTGTCTTTTTTTTAGAGAGCATTATATTTTATATACTTTTTATATCGTAGGCTAAAAGCAATAAATATTTTGTATAATATTGGAGGTAAATTCTTACAACTCTTAAATAATGATGATTTTTCTAATAACAATAATTAATTATATATACTTTATCATTAAATGTCTAAAAAAACTAAAATTAATAATCAATAACTACTTTTTTGATTTTAATCAACTATTTTAGAAAAAGTATCCTTAAAAAATATTTGGAAAAGTATTAATAAAGTATTTTAAAAAAATAAAAAAAGAGACATGAAATTATCTTGTAGGGATAATTATATCTCTTTCACCAGAAGGCATGAATTCTCTCAATGCTCCTTTAGCAATTTCCTTTCTAGGATGCCTGAAGTCAAAGGTATTATGACTATCTGCAAATGCAATTTTAATCAGTGGATTTGTACAGAAGGCATCTCCTCTTGCTGCATGAGGTGCTTGAGCAATTCCTGCATATTCTGGTTGGTGACCTACATTCATCGCGTAGTTCGGATAATTCGGTCCGCGTAATTCATGAATTAAACCTTCATCACTTCTAATGGATAAAGAATTTGATGCACCGGCCTGATCTTGCAAGTCATAACCATAAAAACCAAGTCTTGAATGAGCTTCTTTATGCAAAATCATACTTAAATACCAACCGTTTACACCAGCGTTTGAATTTCCTGTAGCAAATGCTGCAGAACAACCTGCAGCCGCAGATACAACTGATGCTCTTTGAGAACCACCAAAGTGAGTTTCTAAAAGAGTAGGTATTTCATATTGTTCCAATCCATAAAGTGTAACTTCGGTTGCAATATCTCTTACGGTTTCCATGCTTAATTCGGCATTACATAAACCGTAATTCTTTTCAACATAGTCTAAACCGTAGTATGCAAAATCATCTAAAATATCATCAGTATATGTTGCACTGGCATATTGGGTAAATCCCACACCTCCGGACATGTATGAACCTAACCATACTTGGTCATATAATACTGCTGCAGCAGCAATTACTTCCAATGTTATTTCAACAGGATCTTCAGACACTCTGGAAGTTTGTACAATATCTGCTAGAGTACCGAATGCTACACCACCAGGTTCGTTAGGACCTCTTGCACGTCTGGCCGGCAGGAATGAGGCCATACCAATAACGTCCGCATGCTTTGCAGCATAGGAAAAGTCTGCAATAGCAGCTTCA from the Methanobrevibacter sp. genome contains:
- a CDS encoding transcription initiation factor IIB; its protein translation is MTTKTTNHFKPTKPFDIYSGDEYQPCPNCNSTERIVDDQHAEVSCARCGLILDENLIDNGPEWRAFDHEQRDKRTRVGAPSTPTISDRGLSTVIDWKNKDINGRSIPERNKAQWYRLRKWNKKMRVFRTGERNLALALSELDRESSRLGLPRSVRENAAVIYRSAAKNNLVRGRSIESVVAASIYMACRRCDIPRTLDEISEASNISKKQIGKNYRFLSRELNIKLKPTSPTDYIPRFASKLDLSGEVQSKAIEIISKSKEKGLINGKGPTGIAASALYVASILLGERKTQKNVAEITGVTEVTIRNRCKELVEIDIGTSL
- the mcrA gene encoding coenzyme-B sulfoethylthiotransferase subunit alpha — translated: MGLENKKFLNALNEKFKGEDQESDHTSFYCFDGWKQSARKREFNDAAEKLAKERNIPFYNPDIGVPLGQRQLMAYKISGTDDYVEGDDLHFCNNAAIQQLVDDIKRTIIVGMDTAHSVLQERLGVEVTPETINEYMENINHALPGGAVVQEHMVEVHPGLAEDCYAKIFTGNDDLADELDKRMLIDINKEFPEEQAEMLKSYVGNKTYQVSKVPTLVVRACDGGTVSRWSAMQIGMSFINAYKLCAGEAAIADFSYAAKHADVIGMASFLPARRARGPNEPGGVAFGTLADIVQTSRVSEDPVEITLEVIAAAAVLYDQVWLGSYMSGGVGFTQYASATYTDDILDDFAYYGLDYVEKNYGLCNAELSMETVRDIATEVTLYGLEQYEIPTLLETHFGGSQRASVVSAAAGCSAAFATGNSNAGVNGWYLSMILHKEAHSRLGFYGYDLQDQAGASNSLSIRSDEGLIHELRGPNYPNYAMNVGHQPEYAGIAQAPHAARGDAFCTNPLIKIAFADSHNTFDFRHPRKEIAKGALREFMPSGERDIIIPTR